The Candidatus Omnitrophota bacterium region CACTTAAGCTGTCTTTGGAGCTCCTCTAAATCAATTTCAAAAATATTCTTTCCTTTCAAATGAGAAAAGCGCTCTAGGCCCTTAAAACTTTCTCCCGACGAAGAAACAATTTCTTGAACCCGAAAATAGGAAGAATCCACAAACATCCAATAAATTTTTCGCGCAGAAACAAAAACAGCAAATGCCAACAAGAGAAATACAACCATATAGGGAATCAACCGCCCTTGAAAAAAAGAAGAATTGGATTTCTGATTTTTACGTTTTTTTATTTTTTTCGCCATAGCTAAAATTCACAATAGTTAAACAAAGTTGAATAAAATCAATGCCCGATGCTAATGCAGCTTTAGGAAGGAGACTTGTGGCTGTCATTCCGGGAATTGTATTTAGCTCTAAAACATAAGGTTTATTATTTTTATCCAAAATAAAATCAACCCGTGAGAGATCAGAACAACCTAATGCATAATGCACTTTTTGAGCGATATCTTTGATTTCTTCAGATAACACGCTATCAATTTCAGCAGGAACAATATAATCGGTTGTTCCCGATTCATATTTAGCAGAAAAATCAAAAAAATCGTTTTTTGGCCGAATTTCGACAACTGGCAAAGCCTGCGCTCCTAGAATTCCTGCCGTAAACTCTTTGCCGGGAATATATTGCTCAACAATAACTTCACTATCATAACAAAAAGCTCTCTTTACTGCATCATTTAAATTGTTATAATTTGTAATAATACTAATACCGATGCTAGAACCTTCTGAGCAAGGCTTAACCACAACTGGGCAGCCATTAAATTTTTCAGTAATTATTTCCAAATAATCATCGGCTTGTGAAGAAAAAGCAACATGAGGAGGAACCAAGACTCCATGCTCTTCAAGTATTTGATAAGTTAAGATTTTGTTAATCGCCAAACTATTCGCCTTTGGCCCAGATCCAGTATAAGGAATATCTAAAGATTCCAGAATTTCTTGAATCTTTCCATCCTCACCAAATCGCCCATGAAGTGCAATAAATGCAATATCAATTTTCTCACGAATCAAGCGTTCAACAACCTTTATTCTATCTTCAGAATGAATATCAATCAAAACAACATCGCATCCTCCCTCTTTAAGAGCCTTGGCTACCGCTGTTCCAGATTTAAT contains the following coding sequences:
- a CDS encoding D-alanine--D-alanine ligase codes for the protein MNQSLEMDKDIFLKRIGVLMGGCSSERNISIKSGTAVAKALKEGGCDVVLIDIHSEDRIKVVERLIREKIDIAFIALHGRFGEDGKIQEILESLDIPYTGSGPKANSLAINKILTYQILEEHGVLVPPHVAFSSQADDYLEIITEKFNGCPVVVKPCSEGSSIGISIITNYNNLNDAVKRAFCYDSEVIVEQYIPGKEFTAGILGAQALPVVEIRPKNDFFDFSAKYESGTTDYIVPAEIDSVLSEEIKDIAQKVHYALGCSDLSRVDFILDKNNKPYVLELNTIPGMTATSLLPKAALASGIDFIQLCLTIVNFSYGEKNKKT